A window of the Henckelia pumila isolate YLH828 chromosome 3, ASM3356847v2, whole genome shotgun sequence genome harbors these coding sequences:
- the LOC140888696 gene encoding secreted RxLR effector protein 161-like: MGASTKLDKDEGGISVDATMYRGLIGSLLYLTASRPDIVFAVCLCERFQSNPKQSHFIAGKRILRYLKGTQNVGLWYAKHNSFNLVGYSDVDYAGCKLDRKSTSGSCQFLGDRLISWFSKKQTSIATSTTEAEYLAAGSCCAQLLWIQQQLRDYGIEEQDSPIFCDNTSTIAITYNPILHSRTKHIEVRNHFIRDHALKKNIRLEYISEQQTADIFTKPLPESKFSYFRNILGLINLD; this comes from the coding sequence ATGGGTGCTTCAACTAAACTTGACAAAGACGAAGGGGGAATATCAGTTGATGCCACTATGTATCGAGGTCTAATAGGGTCTTTACTCTATTTAACAGCCAGTAGACCTGACATTGTTTTCGCAGTATGCTTATGTGAAAGGTTTCAATCAAACCCCAAGCAATCCCACTTCATAGCTGGAAAAAGGATACTAAGGTATCTAAAGGGAACTCAAAATGTTGGCCTATGGTATGCTAAGCACAACTCCTTCAACTTAGTTGGGTATTCAGATGTTGATTATGCTGGATGTAAACTAGATCGAAAAAGTACTAGTGGATCGTGTCAATTCCTTGGGGATAGACTGATCTCATGGTTTAGCAAGAAACAGACATCCATTGCTACATCCACAACAGAAGCTGAATACTTAGCTGCAGGAAGTTGCTGTGCTCAACTGCTCTGGATCCAACAACAATTGAGAGATTATGGGATTGAAGAACAAGACTCTCCAATTTTCTGTGATAACACCAGCACAATTGCAATCACTTACAACCCCATTCTTCATTCAAGAACAAAGCATATCGAAGTCAGGAATCACTTCATCCGAGACCATGCACTAAAGAAGAATATTCGACTGGAATATATTTCAGAACAACAGACAGCGGACATATTCACCAAACCACTTCCAGAGtctaagttttcttactttcgaaACATTTTAGGACTCATTAATTtagattaa